A window of Panacibacter microcysteis contains these coding sequences:
- a CDS encoding DUF6786 family protein, translating into MNKQGCHMTYTHVLKRLSFQSNKIDDMQTVERFIQRLIITITAIMLTTACKNTGQDKTASEKEIYKPGTFGYDLQFLQGYDSLILLRSPEGSAQLIVSAKYQGKVFTSTAQGNDGFSFGWVNYKAFDGPADLHMNAYGGENRLWLGPEGGPFSLYFKPGEDMVFDNWKTPAAFDTEPWEVEVQTAHSVTMKKDMSLVNYRGTPLRLSVKREIAVSSADSINKRFGLPLDAAVNAVGYQTTNTLINKGSQPWTAETGMPCIWVLDMMKNTDSTVIVVPIHNPDQVDFSKVATTDYFGEIPADRLVRDDQHLFFKADGKSRGKIGVKPAHTDPVIGSYDPLNGILTLAVFEPEASSRYLNQEWDPRKSPFTGDAVNAYNDGPLADGSQMGPFYEIESVSPAAFLRPQESLVHRQSVYHFTGDKKSLDMISKRFLGVSLNDITNAFK; encoded by the coding sequence GTGAACAAGCAAGGATGCCATATGACCTATACACATGTGCTTAAACGATTAAGTTTTCAATCCAATAAGATTGATGATATGCAAACAGTAGAAAGATTTATTCAACGTCTAATCATTACAATCACCGCCATTATGTTAACAACCGCATGTAAAAACACGGGGCAGGATAAGACAGCTTCGGAAAAGGAAATTTACAAGCCCGGTACTTTTGGATATGATCTGCAATTCCTGCAAGGATACGACAGCCTGATTCTGCTCAGATCTCCGGAAGGATCAGCACAGCTTATTGTATCTGCGAAATACCAGGGAAAGGTGTTTACCTCCACCGCGCAGGGGAACGACGGATTTAGTTTTGGATGGGTAAATTATAAGGCATTTGACGGCCCGGCTGATCTGCACATGAATGCTTATGGTGGTGAAAACCGTCTTTGGCTGGGTCCGGAAGGCGGTCCTTTTTCCCTGTACTTCAAACCCGGGGAAGACATGGTGTTTGATAACTGGAAAACGCCGGCGGCTTTTGACACAGAACCATGGGAGGTAGAAGTACAGACTGCACATTCCGTGACGATGAAAAAAGATATGTCGCTGGTGAATTACCGTGGTACACCGCTTCGCTTATCGGTAAAGCGGGAAATTGCGGTTTCCAGTGCGGACAGTATCAATAAACGTTTCGGGCTGCCATTGGATGCAGCTGTTAACGCAGTGGGATATCAGACCACCAATACCCTGATCAACAAAGGCAGTCAGCCGTGGACGGCTGAGACGGGCATGCCCTGTATCTGGGTATTGGACATGATGAAAAATACTGATTCAACAGTTATCGTGGTACCCATTCATAATCCTGACCAGGTTGATTTCAGCAAAGTGGCTACCACGGATTATTTTGGCGAAATCCCCGCCGACAGGCTGGTACGGGATGACCAACATTTATTTTTTAAAGCGGATGGAAAAAGCAGGGGGAAAATCGGCGTCAAACCCGCGCATACTGATCCGGTTATCGGCAGCTACGATCCGCTGAACGGCATACTTACGCTTGCCGTGTTTGAACCGGAGGCTTCCTCCAGGTATCTCAACCAGGAATGGGATCCCCGGAAATCCCCCTTTACCGGAGACGCGGTAAACGCGTATAATGATGGTCCCCTGGCTGACGGATCGCAAATGGGTCCGTTCTATGAAATCGAAAGTGTATCACCTGCCGCATTCCTCCGGCCACAGGAATCGCTGGTCCACCGCCAGTCCGTTTATCATTTTACCGGGGACAAAAAATCGCTTGATATGATCAGTAAGCGGTTCCTTGGCGTCTCACTCAACGATATTACCAACGCTTTTAAATAA